The segment AATAGTTTTAGTGCTACTTAATGTTTCAAAACCTTTTACATatatctgctttaaaaaaaattagacattAAACATCAGTGCTATTGAATTAAAAATCACAATGCAAAAATGTAATCGAATCATcgtgatttaaatgatttaaagctCCAGGTACAGACCATCAAAATCATAAGATaagagttcacacacacaccaggttcTACAAGCAGTTTGTTTAAGGACAATTTTCAaaatggtggcacagtggtcttagcggttagcactctTGCCTTGCACCGCcaaggtctgggttcgattccagtcTGTATGCATgaattttgcatgttcttcctgtgcttgatgggtttcctctgggtactccgatttccaactacagtccaaagacatgcagattagtttaaTCCGCGTTCCCGAATGCGCGTGTGAATGGTGAGTGGTCATGCCACAGTTgttaaattggaaaaaaaaacaaaggtaatcatcattggcctccatggtccctagttggactacagaggttcctagatggatgtaATATATGATAAGGTACAGCGGGACTatatattaagttttttttgtttttttcctaaagTTGGTAAGTCTGCATTAGTGTGATGACTGCTAAACATTTCTTACTTTAACCATATGTGCAATACCTACAGGCTCATTGGCCGGCCAGGCAACTATTACTATGTAATTGGGAATTACCGAATGGAGGaggtatgtgtttttttttataaagcaatTATGAGCTCTTTGCATTTTTTGTAGATTGTATCTTAACCCAGACATTATTTCggttaaatcatttaaaatttgagGTAATGTTACTAGAACGACTGTGATTTGTCTGTTTTTTGCACCTGCTGTAGTGTGCTCACGCTGGCTGCCTGATGGAGCTGTGCATTCAGCTGTGCATCACCATGCTTGGCAAGCAGCTTATCCAGAACAATCTGTTTGAGATCGGCATTCCGTAAGTGTAAACCACTGTGTATGCAAATACATACATTCATACACATGTAGCATCATTAATATGGTGAAGTTTACAGTAAGAAGaccttcatttatttaatcttattcATTTCAAAAGTCTGGTGAAGAAACAACTGCTTTTTTATAACAGCAttccatgttttctttttttattctttacataatGAAATGGAAATGTATAGAGCCATGTATATCAAACAATTAGTTATCTGTATATTTCCATTTTAGAAAACTGAAGAAACTCTTTCGCCGGTGTAAGACGAAAAGAGACTCAAAACAAGAAGAGGAGTTTCTCAAAACCCTGGCCCGACATGAGAAAGACCACTTCCTCACCCCTTATGTTGGCCTTAATCCAGAGTATATGGAGATGAGTGAGTCACTttacacccacccacacacacacacacacacacacacagacacacgcacacagagataAGAAACAACTGCAATATGGACAATAGCATttctagtgatttttttttttttaccaaaccttatttttattatttgttgctTTATTATGTCCATCTGTGtctaaatatattttgttttggtGGACAGGGAAtgtagatttttatattttttattattattattattattattagaaaacaCAGGCTGTAATGACTCAAGGCTATTGAGTCAGTGTCTGTACAGCACATAATCTCTTCAGTCTGTCCTCAGTTGTCCTTTACATCTGAGTGGATTCGGATGATTATCTAACCCAGACAGAAAATACCAGCTTACTAATAGCTCTGGAAAAGCAAGGTTGTAGAATCCAAGCCTCGTTCTCGCTTATTTCTCTATCTGTGCTGCAGCGTGGGCTGGCCTTCTGCTAAGAGACCGGCATTGTGGGTCCTGCAGAGAGGTGCGAGattcagttgaaaaaaaaaaaaaatcactcaggCGAGCAAATGCTGCTGCCAGCAGATTTCAAGTTGCATCTGAATTGTTGTGGGGATCTGTAGACTTGGCCCTGTAACATTTCGATCTCTCGTCCTGGTCATCTCATTACCCGCACttgatttactgtaaaattcTGGATATTTTGGGGAGCTCTAATTTACATTAATGTTGAGGTTTATGTGTTCATCTAGTGATCCAGTTTGGAATGGTGACCTTGTTTGTGGCCTCCTTCCCTCTGGCTCCTCTGTTTGCGCTCCTGAACAACGTTTTCGAGATCCGCCTGGACGCCAAGAAATTTGTCAGCGAGTACAGACGTCCCATCGCGGCGAGGGCTAAAGATATTGGTATATCTTTCTAtctttatattcatattatgATATCTGTATATTGCCATTCCtcgtttgatttttttttcaagggagTAACACAAAGGTAGAGTttctttactgtaaatatggTCTGAAGAAAATAGTTGCGGGTCAGCACAAGATTGTGGGTGAAATGTCACAGCCGAGAGAACGTGGTGCATAATCGTTGCTAGGTCTTTTTGCCTGAATCTGAGACAAAGCTTCATCTTGTCTGTTTTTAGccttttatcattatttacataaagcaaaaaaaagggtCTAAGAGATCAGCAGCACAACGAAAACCACGCAATACTGGGCAGCTTaaagttttgcattttaatctTAAGGCTGATGAGTGCATGTTTGAAGCTAAGCTAAAGCCGTGGCTATACTTGAACTCCACCTTGTGGTGATTCTCTTATAGTCATGTGTCATTTGTAACGTCTATTAAGTAGTCaacttattatatatttttttgtctacTTTAGGCATCTGGTACAACCTTCTGAGAGGATTGAGCAAAGTGGCGGTCATAGTGAATGTAAGCCAATTAAATCTAGTCGTTATTAAATTTGCCTTTTTGTCTTGTGGTATCTAATCagaaattgtctggttttagaAATATGTAGGGCTTCCTTTTATATTTCCACTGCTCTTACTGTTGGCTTGTTTCTTCTCAGGCGTTTGTGATCTCCTTTACATCGGATTTTATCCCTCGACTGGTTTATCAGTACGTCTACAGTCCCGATGGAACGCTGCACGGCTTCATCAACCACTCCCTCTCCTATTTCAACGTCACCGACTTTCAGGAAAATACAGGACCAGTGAATCAGATATTTCTGGACCAAAAAGTGGAAATTTGCAGGTGCTGGCAGAAATGGTTCAGTTCACAATGACAACCTTTACTGCTGTATTTTAGTATTGCAAAGTATTGCTctgtttaatttctatttttttgtacCACAAATAGCAGTTGATGATATTCTGACTGCTGTTGAGTTcaggattctgattggtcagaaagtgtttAGTGATATAGTAATAGCTGTACTTTAAATCACAGCCACGTATTAATGTGTTTGTTCTAATTTATCACATATAAGTACAAAGGAacttgtataataaataattaattgcgagcataattcgttctggaagtgtgcttgtatatcgaAGCACTCATATATTAAAGCAAATAAGAAACaatggaaactctgatgattcgTTCCATAACCcaaaaatatctatataaaaataattttataattaacctgcactggAATCCTCTTACTTTTTGCATGACTTTAACAACGAACCTCCCTAGTGACACTCGCTTTGGCCTCTTTTTAAGAATTTTGCAGAAATGTGACGTTGCATTAAACAGTCCTTAAACAGAatcatctcccgcactgctacagccttttacttttttaagtaaaaagtacttttttaacataaaatatggaaGAAGTCTCCACTGTCCGTTATTTGGAACAGACATAGTTTTCTTTaaactaaaaaattaaatataaaaaaacataatataatttGATAATATTGTTCCATGTTTAGAAAAGGAAGGAATAAGTTAATAGTAAcctaaaatttataaataaatttaacaagTAAGCCTAAATAGGCCTTTGCACATACCATGACTTAATCCTACAGGGTAGAGGATTAAGAGCCAGGGTAGTTGGCCAGCTTAAGGCCAGGAACTTAGATAAGATCTTCAACGAAACTTTAATGAACATAATATTATACATGACCTCTACAGCTGCACTATACCAAAAATGAGTAAAGCTTTTGGTATCTATGCTGGCTTACCACACTGGTTGTATTCCTGGGGCAAGTTTTGGATAACAGGGCAGGCCAGGGCAGTGCAGGCTCTTGATGGCCCTCTGTGAACCTTATGTTACATAGCAGCTGTGAGGCCATCTGCACAGTCTCATAGTATAAGTATGGGTGTTATTAGTATATAATTCATTTCTAACACACAGCAAATTTATTCTGatcttaataatataaattctgTTTTTAGGTATAAAGATTACAGAGATTCCCCATGGTCAGATACCCCCTATCAACTATCAAGAGAATTCTGGAATATCCTGGCAGCACGGCTGGCATTTGTCATCGTTTTTCAGGTGACTGAAAAGGGTTCAGCTCgacttgtttaaaataataattaaaaaaaagtcaagagcATGTTTTTCCAGCTGAGTTCtgaacttgtttttttatttcttcacagAATGTGGTGATGCTAATGAGTGACTTTGTGGACTGGCTAATCCCAGACATCCCGAAAGACATCAGCTTGCAAATGCACAAGGAGAAGAACCTTATAGTGGAGCTCTTTATGAAGGAGGAACAGGGAAAGAAGCTTAGGGGCAAGCGAAGGAGCAACACCAGTCCCCCGGTACGCTCTTCAGCACCTGCGGATATACAAATCAACAACCACTAGTAGATTCGCCCAAGTGAGGAACGAGAATACATCTATCCCTACAGCACATCAGAAGTTTGTACGAATCATTATGAGTCAGCTTGTGCGAAAGTCTAAAAGTTACAAAGGTTTAGGGCAAAATGACACATTAGCAGTGCAGCTCGCCGACTGGAGCCATAGGAAAGTACAAGACTGCCTGATTATGATCACAAGAGATGCCCCAAGACTGCCATATATCTTGCAGCTTAGCTTTTTCTGTTGTCTAGGTTACTTTGTAAACTGAGTAAATGAAATGCAGAGACATCTcttggttggttggtttgttagtttttattaatatgCAAATTGTTAACGTTTTTACTAATTTACTGTTTGTGTGTCATAGGAAAATTTCTATGTAGTCATTGTTGATGTTTGTGTCCTTTACTGGAATAcgcttttttttcattgcttttatattaattttaattaaaccatATTCAACAAatattcaagttttttttttaagacattctAAGAAAAATTAGCACATCCTAATAATGGCATTCAAATTTTTTCACAGCTGTTTTATGTCttcataatactgtatgtatagtcTATTATAAAAAATAGATGCCTATCAAAGTCATGCCTGGGAAAGTCACAGTTCGGGAAAAAGGATTGGGAACTAAACGTGcaccttttgtttttgttagcaaataaaaaactgtgCATTGTTATATAGTGCTGGGAAATgcgaaaggaaaaaaacatcctgGCCTCTTAACATTTAGGGTAAAACATTACTGACTGATTCTGACTAACAGGAATAAATAACTAATTTATACTTTTGACAGCAAACTtgaaatatattatacagtaaatggttGCAGTgcattaaaaatagttttttgttttgttttgtcgtTTTAATACATTTCAGTAGTAAAATACCTAATCTCTTTCAAAGGGTATACTAGACTAGATggcattaaaacaaataattacacgcatgaatgtttttgtactgCTCAAAATGTGTCTGctgtctttttaataaatattttctgtatAACTATTATGTTTTTTGTGGTAGAACATAGTTGACACTAAATTTGCAGCTCGAGGCCTTAACAATGCAAAGtgtttgttgcttttttaaaagaCCCTGCTTTGTACTTTGTCTGACTGGGTGGGATCAAATCTCAACTGGTTTGATTCAGAGATATTTACTGATGCTTGACTCTTCGGTACTATACACGTGTCTAAAGTCTCATCTCCTGTCTTGACTGTTAAAATTGCATGTGTATTGCTATGTCTTGTAAAACTTGCACTTTTAGACTTGTATTcaagttttatacatttttcatttggAGTCATCTCAATAAAATTAGCACGTTCTGCATTTGCTCAAAGTTAAAGGAACAGTACTGACTTGCtcaaagcatcttttttttttttttttctcaattttgtCACTGAcgtagaaaatatataaactacATCAAGGACCATTTAAGGACTGTTACTTTACAAATATAATGTACTGAATGTCCACAATAGCTTGTCCTCTGAGAGAAAGTAATGAATGAAGTCTGTAAAAACTAGGCTTAGAACTAGGCTTCTTTAATATGGCAACAATGCAGATCTGTTACCATTAAATAAACTTGCTATAAACCTCTGaattgtattttgtgttttttgggtTACTGTGTGAAAGATTCTCttacaaaataaaactataaaaggaGCTAAATAGAGGCAGGGGTAGTTCAATAGGTTAAGTTGGGTTACAGAACAGAAGGTCAGTGATTTAAATCCCCAGTTCCACAAAGCCGCCACCAATTTACCCATGAgctaggcccttaaccctatcgaTGCCAGGGGTGTTGTATCGTGGATGACCCTGCGGTCTGACCTCCAAGGTGGAATATGCAAAGAAGAAATTTCACTGTGcggtaatgtatatgtgacaaatagaaaTGTACCGAGCTTTAAGTTTCTAAGATTCTTCTCTCCTGATTATAATGGTACAACAATGCCTGCATTTACTTGGAAGATTTAAAATGTCCTACCTGGAAAACTTTTACCAATGTAGCACCCAAAGAATCATGTGGACTCAGCTATCCACCTTGGagatcattaaaataaacactgtctgcAAAGGGTGAGAGAGATTATCAAAGAGACCTCTCACCTTAATTATGGATCATTCACTTTTCTCCCATTAAACAGActgaaaaattactttttaaaatatatgtggCTGGTAATGTATCAACCAGCTAATCATGGCATGTTAACAAATACACCACTGCACTGAAACTTTCTGTCTATATTGCACTGCTTCATTCATTGTCTACCTTCTGAAAAAATCTTCCGTCTTCATGTACCATATTTTATTTGCAATCACATTTTACCACAcaccacagtcacacacacacacactacgagcgatttgggaatgccattcagttgaatctgcatgtctttggactgtgggagaaaactgcagtatccagaggaaactagtgatgggaagtttgaatcattttagtgactcggttctttgaatctcgttcatcaaaatgatttttttagtcatttagttcatttcgtttttttgatcaaaaataaaataaaaaggtgcattttgaataaaaaagactcccaatacgtctacatacacatatttagctgtagttccagtaatgaaaatattacaatacagttaaggacatattataataaacagaatgagcagctcacctctcatatcttccagtcagagtcgtttgttctttaaAATCTATTgaaccgcatagcgtctatgggagtcacgtgacaaaaaactcggagtagaagagtcattgagaaagaatcgcttaattctgtttcctgtacataacctacggaggttttgcgcatgcgcgcccagtagaaaaaaacaacaaaaaaaacacgaaTCGTTTATGAACGACCCattagaggaaacccactaagcatggggagaacatgtaaactccatgcacacagaccccaaggcgggaatcgaaccaggaacCTGGAGGTGTATAACATTTTGAGAAAGATCGTAATATGTCACCCCAGTTTGATTTCTCTTCTATACATGATCAGAAGTGTTTATTTCGGTTCAGTTTGAGTCACTTGACAGAACGTTGACGTTtcctagtcatgtgacttggtCCGCCTTTCGGAAAATttcgtgcaaaaaaaaaagtgcttgacTGAAATGAGGTGGAGCAATTTACCGGAAACTTACTCATTTTTCATTCAAGTTTCATTTTTGACTACCTGAACACCAGACATTTTTCGTTATGACTCGTTAGAAAAGATACTCTATCGATATTGCTTTCTGAgctaaaaaggattttttttttgttgctgtccTAGCGTGTGATTAGGGAACTTCTGAATCCACCACTTAAAGCGAAAGCGGAAAtgcccggtgtgtgtgtgtgtgtgtgagataggtAAAGACGAGTTCAGAAGTTGCATAATCGTCTTATCTTAACTGCtgaaacacacatacacgcaaaaTGGATAGGTTTAAAGTTATGCTGTTGGATATATCCGAAAGACTTGGCCAGGACAATTTAGGGAAACTCAAATTTCTGTGTAAAGAAATGATTGGGAAGAAGAAAAGTGAGGAGATCACCAGCGGCATCCAGCTGTTTGAGTGTCTGATCGAAAGAGCAGAAATCGCGCCTGACAACACTGAACTTTTGAGGGAGCTCCTCACTAACATTGGCCAACAAGCTTTAGTGGAAAAAATCGACATTTACGAAGGACAAGCCGTCTCAGCGGATTTACCGGACGAAGCGGAACTAGGTTTGTGATCTGTCAACTTCATATCAACACGGCGATTTTTAGGGTGAACACTGCATGTACAGCCTAGTGGCCGTAAAAGTCGCCTAGAGTTCAGGCCACAAAGTTTTAGGTTAGGTTAGGTTTTAATTTATTGTCGAtgtgcaaagtacatgtacaaaatGTAATGTACAGAAGGTTGTAGGAtatggtatatatataaatatatatatatatatatatatatatatatatatatatatatataaatataaatatacagtataactgtgcAGCCACTGGATAGCAGTGGATAAGTCATTAAGTTATCCTGCTCATATAAACACAATATCGGCCAAAACAAAGTgttggtgctgatttttttattttttttatggtgtacGTATAATACaggaaatgtgtgtgccaaaaaaGCTACTtgtgaagtttatgcaacatggaaatgGCGAATCTTGCTTCCCAAAAATTTCTTAAGGTTAACTTCAGATGCTTTGAGGGAGAATTTTAAATGTGCCCACaaaaaaatgtgctttatagcattatactgtcttaCATCAAACAATAAtagtttaaaatgcaaatgattcttatttctttatgagtaatgatactaaaattggtgtaagcttttaaaagcatatgacctgtaaaaattgttgcttaaattgcttttggtaaaagcttaaaaagctaaATAACCTGTAGTGACCATGTCTGACCATGTCAAATTTATATTGCAagatcttaacaattttgcattttagaataatacactttttcaggtttatgacttttcatgtgaaatctaaattggccgaGTTTTATCTAAATGACAtttaagatcattaaaatattttaattaaaaacagatACAGACACTATATAAAAGGGCATGggattgtattgtttttttttcctctggtaaaaatataaatgtgcatgtgcatatctaaaagaaaagcatgaatcaggagataagaagcataaagtattatgaaaaagtGTTATATGATcttatctgaaaattcacttcttttttttgtacctaGGTGAAACATAggtcatatacatacatatatgacTACctatatgatacagtatatactagggatgggaatcaccagagaCCAGTCGATACGATATAATTGTAATACCTAGgtgttgatttgatttgtattgtgattttataagtatcacgattttattaATAACCCGATTcgttatacagtggaacctcggattgcaagtaattcggtttgcgagtgttccgcaagacgagcaaagattcttaagaaattttgacttggaaaatgaaccaggcttggtttacgagtaccacatacattttttatctcattacacatctgaacagttgagggttaagaacCTTGctaaagggcccaacagtggcaacttggtggttgtggggttttaaCCTGGGATCTACCGAAccgtagtctaatgccttaaccactgagctacccttaGTTCCtggcttcttgttttgacgccaagcgtcacatgatcacaactgagctaatagttttctctctcttgcgctgcgaaattgtgggtaatcttcTCCCCTGCTCAATCTTAGTGgtggtaaatttgttttatttttactttatattttgtattaattacttttatgtattaatttttttgagcagtgaacggataatttgagtttccattatttcttatgggggaatgagtgttttgaaataattTGCTTGTACAGTACTACACAGTAGTACGCCATGCTGCATGCCAATATATGaacacctgtaggattataaatgAACTGCAACAATTACCACAAGTGCaaacatatacaaataaaaaattgagaCAGTTACAGTGCAGTAGTGTAGTGGTAAACATGCCATGATCAGCTGCTCAGTGCGGTAAGAGTCACAGATCTGTTTGTGCGGGCGCTGAGGCAACTGTAGCATCTGCCCAAAGGGAAAAGGGTGAATAGTCCATGATTGGGGTAAGAGGCATCTTTGATAATGCCTCTCGCCCTTTGCCGGCAATGTTTCGTGTAAATGGTAGCTGAGTGCCAATGATTTGTGGGGATGTTTCACAAGCGCTTTGCAGCCCGAAGCAGTGCATCTGCCGTACCACCATAAGACACAGTTTGTGAGGATGCGCACAATGGCACAGCAAGTGGTAAACGTTGGACTTGAAGTGGTTCACTACATAATTCAGTTCACAACATATTAATTACTTTCCCCTTGTCCTAAAAGTAAAACTAACTTcttagtgaataaaaaaaacacaacatacagGAAAACTGCACAGTAAAACATGGGAAATCATTTTatactgaaatatatatatgatctACTGAAAATGATAATTCCCGCTGCTAATTTATTAACTGTCGTTGTGTTATTAACATATGTTCTGTGAGAAGTTGTGGTTGCGTGTCACATTGACATCACTGTGGGGACTAACACAGCTACAGGTAAAGAATAACACTACAGTGAGCGCTTATTAgtttcatactgtataacagcGCGACCTGAAGTGTGTTATTCCACTTATACTACAGAGATCTGTTTACAATTGCAGCGCTTAATTTATTAAGAAATGACTTAATGAATGTTATTTTACTTTCATGAGACAATTATGTCAAGGCAAGTTAGTACTTATCATTTAAAcaatcattctctctctctttctctctctctcgctctctttaaaaaaatgcaaggtGCCAATTTGTCCTGAAGCCTTACCTGTATAAAAAGCACCATAACacacttaaaaaatttttatactcAAGCCGTGGTTAAGTGTGTTAAGTGGTTAACGCTGTCGCCTTGCGCCGGCAGGTCCTGCGTTCGATTCCTTTGttaagtctgtgtgcatggagttctgcccctgcttggtgggtttcctccatgttctctggttttctcccacagtccaaagacatgcagattaggctaatccaTGAGGTCACGAAGAATCGGACACGGCCAAACGACTAAACAAACAACTTTCAAAATCAGCAGGGTAGTTAAAAAAAGGGCACGTTAATATAAGCATcataataattgtaaatattaatataaaataatatcatttttaagtttttcactAGCATTTAACAATGTATGGTAAATAATTAGTGCTTTTTGACCAATCAGGTTCAATATTTCAGCAGCGTTCTAGTATATAAATGAGCTTTAGAACTGAAAAAGCCTTTCTCAGCAGTGTCTCTGTTGTACTCAGTAATGtgggtaattaaataaataaataacctgtCCTCAGATTTGCAGCTGAGCTCTTTATTCATGTAGTAGGTTTACGTTACTTTTCATAGAAACCTGCAGAATCATCCAATAAAATTTATAACACAACCAGACAACTTTCAAACTCTTACGCACACATTAAgatttcaattcagttttttgtcttttttttttctagcaaaAATCAACTGTGCGATAGAAGTGATCGTAAAGGAGCTGGGAAGGAGCTGGCTTCGATATGGACGCAAACTGGGAGTCCCTGAGGCCAAGCTGGAAGGCATACAAGAGAAACACCCTCGCAAACTGGAGGAACAAGTGAGAGAACTGTTTAAAGAGTGGAAGAAGATGCGCAAAGCGGAGGGCAAAGTGGGCGACCTGATCAGGGCGCTCCGAGACTGCGGCCTCAACTATACGGCTGATGTTGTGCAGAAAGAGCTCCAGAATGCtaatatgctttaaaaaaatttagtcCATCTGTTTTTCATGTTCATGCCTGTTAAATGTTTGTACATGTATTAGCGACATTCCATCACATTGTCTTGCAGTTCCCCAGGATAAATGTAATTCCATAACACTTCAAAAAAACTCAGACATAAATCTTTGCTCAAGTACAGACAGGGATTTGTATGTGTTGTGCTGGTCGGTAAGCTGTGAATCAAGAAGGGtacttttgtgatttttttttttaccccggTGGAACATTATAAATTAGgctaaaattataatattataaaaacattagacAGAACTAATTATCTTAAAATGGTAACAGCTCACTCTGTAAATTGGAAATTGTggcattagattaaaaaaaaagttatattgttCCAAAAGAATTGAATGTattcttatatacagtatggcatgtgtatgtaaataaaagGAGTACATATTTTCATCATAGTCTGAAACCTTGAATTcctcaataaaaaaatgacacttcCAAGAATTTCAATTAGATCCCAAGCTTAGAGTACTGTCCCGGCGATATTTCACATTATCCTTGTCCAAACTGCCCCTCAACgtggacatacagtatgctgtaCATGTAAACGGTTGTCCTACGATAGACTGGTGTCCCATCCAGGTGGAATTCCTGCATCATAACCCGTGAACGAGGTTCAGGCTCCAGAGCCACCTCAACTCCGACCAGGCTGTCgtattataaataggaaatGGAAACTTAATAGCTTCTTTAAAATtagtccaattttttttttaactaattggAGAAAGGTATTATGATCATACTTGTAACAGGTTACTTAATGTGTCTGTAATATGTAATTACACTCATTAAGCAAACCTTAAAAATGTCAGGGCGTAGACCTATTATTGTTGTTACTAGGTACACGTACATTGTGTACCAACACACTGCTTGTTGTTGCTTGTTGTGTCCTGGCCTGGAACACAGTCCGGTCTGTACAAGTTAAATTAATTACAGAAATTACAGTAAGTGGTAAATATCctcaaaaagttgatttttggtaattcaattcaaaagtgaaactcataatATAGATTTCTTATAAACTGACTGGTGTATTTAATTtggatgattatggcttacagctaatgaaaactcAGTTTaatatctcagaaaatttgaatattgtaaCAAAGTTTGATATTGGAGACTCATGGTGTCACACTCTAATCAACTAAATACACATGCAAAGacttcctgagcctttaaatggcctctc is part of the Clarias gariepinus isolate MV-2021 ecotype Netherlands chromosome 15, CGAR_prim_01v2, whole genome shotgun sequence genome and harbors:
- the fadd gene encoding protein FADD encodes the protein MDRFKVMLLDISERLGQDNLGKLKFLCKEMIGKKKSEEITSGIQLFECLIERAEIAPDNTELLRELLTNIGQQALVEKIDIYEGQAVSADLPDEAELAKINCAIEVIVKELGRSWLRYGRKLGVPEAKLEGIQEKHPRKLEEQVRELFKEWKKMRKAEGKVGDLIRALRDCGLNYTADVVQKELQNANML